A segment of the Mangrovimonas sp. YM274 genome:
TATCCAATTCTAAGGGCTCCACGATGTTGCCAGTTGTCTACGTATTTATTGTCGATAAATCCTTGACCTTTGATCTCGATATTCCATGCAGTACCAATAATTGGCTCAACAATTAAGTTTCCAAACTTAAATTTGTAACCTAACTCAGGGCTGAAAAGTGATAAGTAGCTAAAGCGTCCGTCTACACCGTTTTCATCAAACCATACGGCTCCAAAGTTGAAATTATTGCCAATGTAGAATCCTTTAGCGTTTTCTTTGTTGAAATATGTTTTACTTCCAAGCCAAAACGTGTATCCATTACCTGTAGCAGATCCAACAGGAGTAGAATAGTCCATCATACTGTAACCTAAAAATGCGGTTGCAGTTTTAATTGGTTTATCTGAATCTTCATTGTTGGAAATGATTTCAAGTTCTATACCTACATTTTGAAAATCTTGTGTGAACATAAATTCTCCCGATAGATCAAATTGAAATTTCTTGTCTTTGTCACCTTCTTCTTGGGAAAAACCTAAGGTAGAAACCATAAGGGCAATAGCTAATGTCTTGAATGTTTTTTTCATAAAATTTGGGTTTATTGGTTAGTAAACAATTGGTTGATTTAATCCAGAAACTAGGATTAAAGGACGACGAAAATAGGAAAAATGATCTAAAAAATTAACAAGAAATTACATGTTAACTTTAATGAATAGGAAACCAGTACGTTAGGTTTAAGTGTCATAATGGTAGTTAAGTTTATGTTTGAAAAAAGGAGATAAGTATTTTTTTTATTTGATTTCGACCTATATAATTTTTCATATTTTTAGCATTCTCAATAAAACCAATTTAACTCATTCAGTTCAGTCCTAATGGCAAATAGCACCCATGCTCATTTAAGGTACAATATTCTAGATTATTGTTTTCGCAATAAAGCGTTTAGCTTTGAAGAGTTATTAAGATATGTAAATGAAGGAATCACTATTTATTATCCCGGAGAAGGCATATCCGTTAGAACATTACGTGACGATCTTAAGGTTTTTAGGGATAAAGTCAACGGTTTTGGAGCACCATTACCAGAAAAGGTAAGAGTTTTAAAGTATTCAGACCCCAATTTTTCAATTGCTCAAAGGCCTTTATTAGAATATGAGCAATATTTAATAGATGCTGCTCAACAATTGTTGGAAAGGTTTGAGAATGATCCTAAATATGATAGGCTAGCAGAAGCTTTAATTAAGTTTCAGGATGAAGAGGAACAGCAAGATCAAGATGCAACTCAGGTGTTGTTTTATGACCATAATGAGGAGTATAAGGGTATAAAGTACTTAAAGCCTTTGTATCTAGCTATTAAAAAAAAGCAAGTGATCCAAGTTGTCTATAAGGGCTTCCAGGATGAAGAAACTACATCTTTTGAATTTCACCCTCAAATTCTAAAACAATATAACAGGAGATGGTTTGTTTTTGGGTTTAATGGCACAAAGGAGACTAAAGAATGGAGTATTCCTTTAGATGAAAGGCTTATTAGTTTTGATTTCGTTGACGGTGTTAATTACATCGAATCAGATACTGATTGGGATATATTCTTCAGAACTATGGTGGGAGTCGTTAGACCTAAAGATGCAAAAGTAGAAAGGGTCGTTGTAAAGTTTTATAATGGTAGAGAAAGCTATTTCAAGACAAAACCATTTCAGCCCGATTACGAGGAATTCTTTGAAGAAGAAAAACAAGACCAAGTTTGGTTTGAGACTATAATAAACAAAGAGTTAGTTCAGCAATTGTTGTCTTATGGTCAAGATGTTGAAGTGCTTGAACCTGAGGGTTTAAAAGAACAGTTAAGTGAACAATCAAAAACCATGCAGCAATATTACTGTAAATAAGTGTGCAAATACTTCGCATACATTGGTTGTTAATTTGCAGAGTAAAATTAAAATGGAAATACAATAATTATGACCTTACACGAAGCTATAGAACAAGTACTGCAAAATGCAGAAAAGCCTCTTTTATCAAGAGATATAGCTGAAATTATAAACAGTCAAAAACTTTACAAACGTAAAGATGGGCTTCCTGTATCTGCTTCTCAAGTAACTACTAGAGCTAATAACTACTCAAAATTGTTTACAAAGGAGGCGGGTAAAATTAAATTGGTTAAAGATGATATTATTAGCTTAAAATTTCAGCATTATCGTAATAGGCTGGTACATGAATCCAATGCGATAAGAACTTATGGTAGGGCAAACAAAATCGATCTACTTGTTCGTGCACTAGAAGAACTATTACACGAGGATAATTACGATTACATGTATAAAATTATTTCAGAACCAGAAATAAATTATACAAATAGAAACAATCATCCTAGAGAGAAACTGCTTGTAGCTCACAAGCTATGTGACTGGTTTTTTAAGCAATCAAATAATAGGTCGTTAAGATTAAGTGAAAAATTAATTACTGTGTTATCAGGCCTAAACTGGTTTCAAAATAAAGACAATGCTATCGAAACCTATTTTGAAGGCTATAATGACTTTATATTAAAAATTGCTGCCGATAATAAAGAGGCAACTTTTTCAATTAAAGAAGAATACAATCCTAACCTTTTTAATGAATTTGAATATGATAATCAGATTAACAAGGTAGTCTCAAAATTAATTGATCGAGGTAATTTTGCCTATATGAGGTCTCAAACAACAACTACGGGTATTTTCATCCCACCATTTAGAAGAAGTGCGGCTAGAAATTCAAAAGGGGAGTTTGATCTTATGTTATCTAAATTACAGAATAATCATGTTGATTTAGATAAGGCAATATTAATAGTACCTTCAGGTGTTTTAAGTAGTCAAGCATTCTTTAGGAAGGAAGCAAGAGAGCAAATTATAAACTCAGGGGCTTTAGATACTGTGGTGGCATTTCCTAATGGAATGTTGGAAAATACAGCAATGAATGTGTCCATGCTTATTTTCGATTTTAATATTAGAGATAATCAAGTGTTCTTTTTAGATGCTTCTAATAAATTAGTAGAAGATGTCTCAGAGTTGGTTAAAACAATGAATGATAAAAGATACGTTAAAGATGTCTCTAGAACTGTAACCAATCAAGACCTCTTCAATTATGATTTGGACCCTAAGCGATATGTGATTGATATTGACGATATAAAGGTTAAACCTGGTCATAAATTATATCATGTTGGGCAATTATTAGAACAGCGCAAATTTGGCTCTATGTTTCGTAATAAAAGTAGTTTATATGTTGGAGGTGAGTATAAGCTAATCAAAATGGGAGACATCGATAAAAATGGTCTTTATTTTGAACCAAAAGATAATATGCTCGGTATAGACCATGACGAAGTTGAAAATATCGATAAACACTTAGTTAGAGGTGGTGTAGTGTTGAGTGCCTTTAACAATAAAATTAAAGCATCGGTTTTGCCAAATGATGTGTCTTTTGCATTGGGGCAAAATGTATATTGGTTAAAATTTTATGATAATGAGGTTTTAGATGAATACGCCGCTAGAGAATTAACCCAATCATACGTAACCAAACAAGTCGAGTATTATTCTAAAGGCGCTACAATAGCTAGATTGAGTATGAGGGATTTAATGGAAATTCAAATCCAGATTCCAAATCTAGAAGAGCAAAAAAACATTCTGTTTAAAGAATTTAGAAAATCAGAAAAACAGGTTCAGGGAGACAATATTACTAACCAAGAACAAGATTTTATTAAAACGCTTAAGCACACGCTTAAGCAACCCTTATCAGGTTTAGGCAATGATTTTGTATCATTAAAATCATTTTTAAATAAAAAAATAAAAGCTAAAGATACAATTGGGAGTAACGAAACTATTGTACCGGTATTTGATACAGATACACCAGAGCAAATAGAAATCCACACCTTAAAAAACACACTGGACAGAATGGAACGTGCTGTGACCGATATGGATTATATTTTAGAGCAAGCTATAAAGATAATTTCTATTTCAGAGCCAATAAAAGAGAGTATTCAGCTGAAGAAATTCTTGCAAAACATAGCTTCAGAATATCCAAATATTCAATTTAAAATAACGGGGAAAGAAGTAGAGTTTTTGGCAGACCGTAAACAATTAAGAATTCTTATGCATAATTTTATTACTAATGCCATAAAACATGGGTTTAAAGATAGTTTAGAAAAACCAACAATATGGTTAGAGATAAAGGCTAAAGATACGATTTCATTTCAGTTGTCAATTCGCAATAACGGTGTGCCATTGCCACCAGAATTTACAATTCAGGATTTCCTAGCAAAAGGAAGCTCAATTAGGTCAGACGTAGGTAGCGGATTTGGTGGATTTTTAATAGGTTTAATATTAAAAAAACATAAAGCAACTATAGAGC
Coding sequences within it:
- a CDS encoding YafY family protein, whose product is MANSTHAHLRYNILDYCFRNKAFSFEELLRYVNEGITIYYPGEGISVRTLRDDLKVFRDKVNGFGAPLPEKVRVLKYSDPNFSIAQRPLLEYEQYLIDAAQQLLERFENDPKYDRLAEALIKFQDEEEQQDQDATQVLFYDHNEEYKGIKYLKPLYLAIKKKQVIQVVYKGFQDEETTSFEFHPQILKQYNRRWFVFGFNGTKETKEWSIPLDERLISFDFVDGVNYIESDTDWDIFFRTMVGVVRPKDAKVERVVVKFYNGRESYFKTKPFQPDYEEFFEEEKQDQVWFETIINKELVQQLLSYGQDVEVLEPEGLKEQLSEQSKTMQQYYCK
- a CDS encoding restriction endonuclease subunit S, whose translation is MTLHEAIEQVLQNAEKPLLSRDIAEIINSQKLYKRKDGLPVSASQVTTRANNYSKLFTKEAGKIKLVKDDIISLKFQHYRNRLVHESNAIRTYGRANKIDLLVRALEELLHEDNYDYMYKIISEPEINYTNRNNHPREKLLVAHKLCDWFFKQSNNRSLRLSEKLITVLSGLNWFQNKDNAIETYFEGYNDFILKIAADNKEATFSIKEEYNPNLFNEFEYDNQINKVVSKLIDRGNFAYMRSQTTTTGIFIPPFRRSAARNSKGEFDLMLSKLQNNHVDLDKAILIVPSGVLSSQAFFRKEAREQIINSGALDTVVAFPNGMLENTAMNVSMLIFDFNIRDNQVFFLDASNKLVEDVSELVKTMNDKRYVKDVSRTVTNQDLFNYDLDPKRYVIDIDDIKVKPGHKLYHVGQLLEQRKFGSMFRNKSSLYVGGEYKLIKMGDIDKNGLYFEPKDNMLGIDHDEVENIDKHLVRGGVVLSAFNNKIKASVLPNDVSFALGQNVYWLKFYDNEVLDEYAARELTQSYVTKQVEYYSKGATIARLSMRDLMEIQIQIPNLEEQKNILFKEFRKSEKQVQGDNITNQEQDFIKTLKHTLKQPLSGLGNDFVSLKSFLNKKIKAKDTIGSNETIVPVFDTDTPEQIEIHTLKNTLDRMERAVTDMDYILEQAIKIISISEPIKESIQLKKFLQNIASEYPNIQFKITGKEVEFLADRKQLRILMHNFITNAIKHGFKDSLEKPTIWLEIKAKDTISFQLSIRNNGVPLPPEFTIQDFLAKGSSIRSDVGSGFGGFLIGLILKKHKATIELIKNEGLGIMPYNVEFLITLLK